One genomic region from Muntiacus reevesi chromosome 16, mMunRee1.1, whole genome shotgun sequence encodes:
- the NPY5R gene encoding neuropeptide Y receptor type 5, with protein sequence MDSELKDYYNKTFAGENNTASIRNSDFPVWDDYKSSVDDLQYFLIGLYTLVSLLGFMGNLLILMALMRKRNQKTTVNFLIGNLAFSDILVVLFCSPFTLTSVLLDQWMFGRVMCHIMPFLQCVTVLVSTLILISIAIVRYHMIKHPVSNHLTANHGYFLIATVWTLGFAMCSPLPVFHSLVELQETFGSALLSNRYLCVESWPSDAYRIAFTISLLLVQYILPLVCLTVSHTSVCRSISCGLSNKENQLEEKEMINLTLHPSQKSGPQVRLPSSQKWSYSFIRKHRRRYSKKTACVLPAPARPPLENRPGRLPEHAGPRKSPLPSSSKFIPGVPTCFEVKPEENSDVHEMRVNQSIMRIKKRSRSVFYRLTILILVFAVSWMPLHLFHVVTDFNDNLISNRHFKLVYCICHLLGMMSCCLNPILYGFLNNGIKADLRSLIHCLHMS encoded by the coding sequence ATGGATTCAGAGCTCAAGGATTATTATAACAAGACATTTGCTGGTGAGAACAATACTGCTTCCATTCGGAATTCTGATTTCCCAGTCTGGGATGACTATAAAAGCAGTGTTGATGACTTGCAGTATTTTTTGATTGGACTCTATACACTTGTAAGTCTTCTTGGTTTTATGGGGAATCTACTTATTTTGATGGCTCTCATGAGGAAGCGAAATCAGAAGACTACAGTCAACTTCCTCATAGGGAACCTGGCCTTCTCCGATATCTTGGTTGTGCTGTTTTGCTCGCCTTTCACACTGACCTCAGTCTTGCTGGATCAGTGGATGTTTGGCAGGGTCATGTGTCACATTATGCCTTTCCTTCAATGTGTGACGGTTCTGGTTTCCACTTTAATTTTAATATCCATCGCCATTGTCAGGTATCACATGATAAAACATCCTGTATCTAATCATTTAACGGCTAACCATGGCTATTTCCTGATTGCCACTGTCTGGACACTGGGTTTTGCAATGTGTTCTCCTCTCCCAGTGTTTCACAGCCTCGTGGAACTTCAGGAGACCTTTGGCTCGGCATTGCTGAGCAACAGATATCTGTGTGTCGAGTCATGGCCATCTGATGCATACCGAATTGCTTTCACTATCTCTTTATTGCTTGTTCAGTATATTCTGCCCTTAGTTTGTCTAACTGTAAGTCATACTAGTGTCTGCAGGAGTATAAGCTGTGGATTGTCCAACAAAGAAAACCAACTGGAAGAAAAAGAGATGATCAACTTAACTCTCCATCCTTCCCAAAAGAGTGGGCCCCAAGTGAGGCTCCCCAGCAGCCAGAAGTGGAGCTACTCCTTCATCAGGAAGCACAGAAGGCGGTACAGCAAGAAGACAGCCTGTGTGCTGCCTGCCCCAGCTAGGCCGCCTCTGGAGAACCGCCCCGGAAGGCTTCCGGAGCACGCGGGCCCCAGGAAGAGTCCACTCCCTTCATCCAGTAAGTTCATACCGGGGGTGCCCACCTGCTTTGAGGTGAAACCGGAAGAAAACTCAGATGTTCATGAGATGAGAGTAAACCAGTCTATCATGAGAATAAAAAAGAGATCTCGAAGTGTTTTCTACAGGCTGACTATCTTGATACTAGTGTTTGCAGTGAGCTGGATGCCTCTACACCTTTTCCACGTGGTGACCGATTTTAATGATAACCTGATTTCAAACAGACATTTCAAGTTGGTGTATTGCATATGTCACTTGCTAGGCATGATGTCCTGTTGTCTTAATCCAATTCTGTATGGATTTCTTAATAATGGAATCAAAGCTGACTTAAGGTCTCTTATACACTGTCTGCATATGTCATAA